A genomic segment from Alkalilimnicola ehrlichii MLHE-1 encodes:
- a CDS encoding phage tail protein produces MAAPLFPVNTHRHDPYRTFKFQILIDGQPVAGLKKMSALKKSTESVAWRTAGDPSHERQLPGGTSYEAVTLEQGLTHDPVFENWANLVNNIEGDGGMSLRNFRKDIIINVLNLQGQVAISYKVFRAWVSEFQALPELDAGTMNAVGIQTITLQHEGWQRDTSVPEPAET; encoded by the coding sequence ATGGCAGCCCCGCTTTTTCCGGTGAACACCCACCGTCACGATCCGTACCGCACGTTCAAGTTCCAGATCCTGATCGACGGCCAGCCCGTCGCCGGGCTTAAGAAGATGAGCGCACTGAAAAAATCCACCGAGTCGGTGGCCTGGCGCACCGCGGGTGACCCTTCCCACGAGCGCCAGCTTCCGGGCGGCACCAGCTACGAGGCGGTGACCCTGGAGCAGGGCCTGACCCACGACCCGGTGTTCGAGAACTGGGCCAACCTGGTGAACAACATCGAGGGTGATGGCGGCATGTCGCTGCGGAATTTCCGCAAGGACATCATCATCAACGTGCTCAATCTGCAGGGTCAGGTAGCCATCTCCTACAAGGTGTTCCGGGCCTGGGTCTCCGAGTTCCAGGCCTTACCGGAGCTGGACGCCGGCACCATGAACGCCGTGGGCATCCAGACCATCACGCTGCAGCACGAAGGCTGGCAGCGCGACACGTCGGTCCCGGAGCCTGCAGAGACCTGA
- a CDS encoding phage tail sheath family protein, which yields MASYLHPGVYIEEIPSGSRPIDAAGTSTAAFIGYTTRGPVDEPTFITSWEDYENIFGGIREVEDSVSGIDSMKNARLGQEIDTLGLSVFAYFQNGGGKAYIIRTASDTKVADGALEDSGTDLIGFEAVNPGTWGNRLRVRLTAKPDASDSRFTVEIGRGDGDDFVADETFTDVSLEKGDNDYLTTVLKEGSELLRVSDEDDIADAVAVINAAGTDGVSVEMTGGEDGTPGGANEYTGIFSKLLKYRDINIILLPDQTWGGAGQGIIESAISHCETMKNRMVIFDLPPGQELEKEKDVTDLALTTSTYAATYYPWALVSNPHYNPDTNPGAERMVLAPAGGFAAGQWARTDGRRGVWKAPAGVETNLLGIRKLLYTVEDAEQQYLNPLGVNALRQLPNYGSVIWGSRTRATRANPEWRYIPVRRTAIFIEESIFHGIHWAVFEPNDHRLWSALRTNIESFLGGLHRSGAFQGEKASDAYFVRCGLGQTMRQGDIDRGQVIVEVGFAPLKPAEFVIVRIQQKVGQQ from the coding sequence ATGGCTTCCTATTTACACCCTGGGGTCTATATCGAGGAAATACCCAGTGGTTCCAGGCCTATTGACGCGGCAGGGACGTCCACCGCCGCTTTCATCGGCTACACCACCCGGGGGCCGGTCGACGAACCGACCTTCATCACCAGTTGGGAAGACTACGAGAACATCTTCGGGGGCATCCGCGAGGTAGAGGACTCGGTTAGCGGTATTGATTCGATGAAGAATGCCAGGCTCGGCCAGGAGATCGACACCCTCGGCCTGTCGGTGTTCGCCTATTTTCAGAATGGCGGGGGCAAGGCCTACATCATCCGCACCGCCAGTGACACAAAGGTGGCCGACGGTGCACTGGAGGACTCCGGCACCGACCTGATTGGGTTCGAGGCGGTCAATCCCGGAACCTGGGGCAACCGGCTGCGGGTCCGCCTCACAGCCAAGCCGGACGCCAGCGATTCCCGTTTCACCGTGGAGATCGGCCGCGGGGATGGCGATGACTTCGTCGCCGACGAGACTTTCACCGACGTCTCGCTGGAGAAGGGGGATAACGATTATCTCACCACCGTCCTGAAGGAGGGCTCGGAGCTGCTAAGGGTCAGCGACGAGGACGATATCGCCGATGCGGTCGCGGTCATTAACGCTGCCGGAACGGACGGTGTCAGCGTGGAGATGACCGGCGGCGAGGACGGGACACCCGGTGGCGCCAATGAATACACCGGTATCTTTTCGAAGCTTCTGAAATACCGGGATATCAACATCATTCTGCTGCCCGATCAGACCTGGGGAGGCGCAGGGCAGGGGATCATTGAAAGCGCCATCAGTCATTGCGAGACCATGAAAAACCGCATGGTCATCTTCGATCTGCCTCCCGGCCAGGAGCTGGAAAAAGAAAAGGACGTGACCGACCTGGCGCTGACCACCTCGACGTACGCGGCCACCTATTACCCCTGGGCGCTGGTCAGCAACCCGCACTACAACCCCGACACCAACCCGGGCGCGGAACGGATGGTGCTGGCGCCGGCGGGCGGCTTTGCCGCAGGGCAGTGGGCACGAACGGACGGCCGTCGGGGGGTGTGGAAGGCCCCGGCGGGGGTTGAGACGAACCTTCTGGGCATCAGAAAGCTGCTCTACACGGTCGAGGACGCCGAGCAGCAGTACCTCAACCCGTTGGGTGTCAACGCCCTGCGCCAGTTGCCCAACTACGGATCGGTGATTTGGGGCTCGCGCACGCGGGCCACCCGCGCCAACCCGGAGTGGCGCTACATCCCGGTGCGGCGCACCGCCATTTTCATCGAGGAGAGCATCTTTCACGGCATCCATTGGGCGGTCTTCGAGCCGAACGACCACCGCCTGTGGTCGGCCCTACGCACGAATATCGAATCCTTCCTGGGCGGGCTCCACCGCTCGGGGGCCTTCCAGGGTGAGAAGGCCAGTGATGCCTACTTTGTGCGCTGCGGTCTCGGGCAGACCATGCGCCAGGGCGATATTGATCGCGGCCAGGTGATCGTCGAGGTGGGCTTTGCGCCGCTCAAGCCGGCGGAGTTCGTCATCGTGCGCATTCAGCAGAAAGTCGGCCAACAGTAA
- a CDS encoding prenyltransferase, whose product MASGVLKGVVRAMRPPFLLLSPLCVLLGIATAVEVGVTPDPRLATLVVLGALLAHGATNLLNEYHDFRSGLDLRTTRTPFSGGSGALPAQPAAAPAVLMAALAGVGLSIALGVYLTLQAGPGLLLVGLLGVVLMVAYTPLITRSALLCLIAPGLGFALIQIGTHYVLTARFNPELFWVALTPLCLVSALLLINQFPDVEADRAVQRGHLPIRLGRPRAARVFAVLVGGAYVAPVAAVGVGGLSAGLLLALLPMPVAGLVAARVMRLARRPQALTPWLGVNVAVVLTTLLLLALGLLLV is encoded by the coding sequence ATGGCATCCGGTGTGTTGAAGGGGGTGGTGCGGGCGATGCGGCCCCCGTTTCTGCTGTTATCCCCCCTGTGCGTGCTGCTGGGCATCGCTACGGCCGTGGAGGTCGGCGTCACTCCGGACCCGCGGCTTGCCACCCTGGTGGTGCTGGGCGCCTTGCTCGCGCATGGCGCCACCAACCTGCTGAATGAGTACCATGATTTCCGCTCCGGGCTGGATCTGCGGACCACCCGCACCCCCTTCAGCGGGGGCAGCGGCGCGCTGCCGGCCCAGCCGGCCGCCGCGCCAGCGGTGTTGATGGCGGCGCTGGCCGGGGTGGGCCTGAGCATCGCCCTCGGCGTTTATTTGACGTTACAGGCGGGGCCCGGCCTGTTGCTCGTCGGCCTGCTGGGTGTGGTCCTGATGGTCGCCTATACGCCACTGATCACCCGCTCCGCACTGCTGTGTCTGATCGCCCCCGGCCTTGGCTTCGCCCTGATCCAGATCGGCACCCACTATGTGCTCACCGCCCGTTTCAACCCTGAACTGTTTTGGGTGGCCCTGACACCGCTGTGTCTGGTCAGCGCGCTGCTGCTGATCAACCAGTTCCCGGACGTGGAGGCGGACCGGGCGGTCCAGCGCGGCCACCTGCCGATCCGGCTGGGTCGCCCGCGGGCCGCCCGGGTGTTCGCGGTGCTGGTGGGCGGCGCCTACGTCGCGCCTGTGGCTGCCGTGGGGGTGGGCGGGTTGTCAGCGGGGTTGCTGTTGGCCCTGCTGCCCATGCCCGTCGCCGGACTGGTGGCGGCGCGGGTCATGCGCCTGGCGCGTCGCCCGCAAGCGCTGACGCCCTGGTTGGGGGTGAATGTGGCTGTGGTGCTCACCACCTTACTGCTGCTGGCGCTGGGGTTGCTGCTGGTCTGA
- a CDS encoding TSUP family transporter has translation MIESWIPATLSPAIAGGLILAAALTSMITAALGAGGGVVLLALLALTLPAGAIIPVHGLVQLGSNAGRALMMWRHIDLRTIAAFAPGVVLGAWLASRLLVGLPLATIQIAIAGFILLLVWGPPVPRRALGATGTFLASTATSFLSLFVGATGPLVAAFIKQQQASHRLTTVATFAAAMTLQHAPKAVVFGFAGFAFRDWIGLIGVMIIAGAIGTWVGIHLLRRFSDQRFHRVFQVLLTLLALRLAWQALWG, from the coding sequence ATGATTGAGTCCTGGATACCCGCCACGCTCTCGCCCGCGATTGCCGGTGGCCTCATTCTCGCCGCCGCCCTCACCTCGATGATCACGGCCGCACTGGGGGCGGGTGGTGGGGTCGTGCTGTTGGCGCTGCTGGCGCTCACGCTCCCGGCGGGGGCGATCATCCCCGTTCACGGCCTGGTGCAACTGGGCTCCAACGCCGGCCGTGCACTCATGATGTGGCGCCATATCGACCTGCGCACCATCGCCGCTTTCGCGCCCGGGGTGGTGCTGGGCGCCTGGCTCGCCAGCCGGCTGCTGGTGGGCCTGCCGCTGGCCACCATCCAGATCGCCATCGCCGGCTTCATCCTGCTGTTGGTCTGGGGGCCGCCGGTGCCCCGGCGCGCGCTTGGCGCCACCGGCACCTTCCTGGCCTCCACCGCCACCAGTTTCCTCTCGCTGTTCGTCGGTGCTACCGGCCCGCTGGTGGCCGCCTTCATCAAACAGCAGCAGGCCAGCCACCGGCTCACCACCGTCGCCACCTTCGCTGCTGCCATGACGCTCCAACATGCGCCCAAGGCGGTGGTCTTCGGCTTCGCCGGCTTTGCCTTCCGGGACTGGATTGGCCTGATCGGGGTGATGATCATCGCCGGCGCCATCGGCACCTGGGTGGGCATCCACCTGCTGCGCCGCTTCAGCGACCAGCGCTTCCACCGGGTGTTCCAGGTCCTGCTCACCCTGCTGGCCCTGCGCCTGGCCTGGCAGGCGCTTTGGGGTTAG
- a CDS encoding patatin-like phospholipase family protein, translated as MAGCGLVLPGGGARGAYQVGVLKAVAALTPRDRGNPFPVIIGTSAGAINAAVLACYATHFQRGVANMEAVWANFRCQHIYRTGWRHNLTTGLHWMAAMALGGLGGHNPRSLLDNEPLAELLRRNLPLDGIRMAIHRGALRAVGVTGAGYTSGRAVTFFQAAPDVEGWLKGKRVGRPVRLGVQHLLASSALPFIFPARRVGHEYFGDGGLRQTTPLSPAIRLGADRLLIIGTRDAHPDPEPPADVPYPSMGDIGGALLDIIFMDHLQTDLERLERINRTLRQVAPEHRAAVGLKPIRWLEIQPSTDLREIGSRHMHRVPPSVRALFRGVGAWGPGRLPSYLLFEAEYCRELIDLGYQDAMAVRGELLALIQDSPEAA; from the coding sequence ATGGCGGGATGTGGACTGGTGTTGCCCGGGGGCGGCGCGCGCGGCGCCTATCAGGTGGGCGTGCTGAAGGCCGTGGCGGCGCTCACGCCCAGGGACCGCGGCAATCCCTTTCCAGTCATCATCGGCACCTCGGCGGGCGCGATCAACGCCGCAGTGCTGGCCTGTTATGCCACCCATTTCCAACGCGGCGTGGCGAATATGGAGGCCGTCTGGGCCAACTTCCGCTGCCAGCACATCTACCGCACCGGCTGGCGGCACAACCTCACTACCGGGCTGCACTGGATGGCGGCCATGGCGCTGGGGGGGCTGGGCGGTCACAACCCGCGTTCACTGCTCGACAACGAACCCCTGGCCGAACTGCTGCGCCGCAACCTGCCGCTGGACGGCATCCGTATGGCCATCCACCGCGGCGCGCTGCGTGCTGTGGGGGTGACCGGGGCGGGCTATACCTCCGGACGGGCGGTGACGTTCTTTCAGGCCGCACCGGATGTGGAGGGCTGGCTGAAGGGCAAGCGGGTGGGTCGGCCAGTGCGACTCGGCGTGCAGCACCTGCTGGCCTCAAGCGCACTGCCCTTCATCTTCCCCGCCCGGCGCGTGGGTCACGAATACTTCGGCGACGGTGGCCTGCGTCAGACGACGCCGCTCAGCCCCGCTATCCGCCTGGGCGCGGACCGGCTGTTGATTATCGGCACCCGGGATGCCCACCCCGATCCGGAGCCGCCCGCCGATGTGCCCTATCCCTCCATGGGGGATATCGGCGGCGCCCTGCTGGATATCATCTTTATGGACCACCTGCAGACCGACCTGGAACGGCTGGAACGCATCAACCGGACGCTGCGCCAGGTCGCGCCGGAACACCGGGCGGCCGTGGGCCTGAAGCCCATCCGTTGGCTGGAGATCCAGCCCAGCACCGACCTGCGGGAGATCGGCTCGCGCCACATGCACCGGGTGCCGCCCAGCGTGCGGGCCCTGTTCCGCGGCGTCGGCGCCTGGGGCCCGGGCCGGCTGCCCAGCTACCTGCTGTTCGAAGCGGAATACTGCCGCGAGCTCATCGACCTGGGCTACCAGGACGCCATGGCCGTGCGCGGGGAATTGCTGGCGTTGATCCAGGACAGCCCTGAGGCGGCCTAA
- a CDS encoding M15 family metallopeptidase: MNKTAVKSLQRILRDAGTYSGKIDGLRGPLTNKAVNGMIEARRDGFPDAVEGWSARRRAVACLQRGALDRDIEAGPVDGLWGPQTDFAADSLATLFETGEPPPAWRDEPVVDVNPNGWPREAALIEAFGSPCEANLVRVPCPWTLSLAWDLRTTCDHIGCHERVAESLRRVLERVYAHYGEERLRELRLNRYGGCYNCRRKRGGSSWSTHAWGVAIDWDPDQNKLRWGRDRARLARPEYDPWWRFWEEEGWVSLGRARNFDWMHVQAAKP; the protein is encoded by the coding sequence GTGAACAAGACAGCGGTCAAAAGCCTGCAGCGCATCCTGCGCGATGCGGGAACCTACAGCGGCAAGATCGATGGCCTGCGCGGACCGCTCACCAATAAGGCGGTGAACGGCATGATCGAGGCCCGTCGGGATGGTTTTCCCGACGCTGTCGAGGGCTGGTCCGCGCGGCGGCGTGCCGTGGCCTGCCTCCAGCGGGGTGCCCTGGACCGCGACATCGAAGCCGGGCCGGTGGACGGCCTATGGGGCCCGCAGACGGACTTTGCCGCCGACTCGCTCGCCACGCTGTTCGAGACGGGGGAACCGCCACCCGCCTGGCGCGACGAGCCGGTGGTCGACGTCAATCCCAACGGCTGGCCGCGCGAGGCCGCGCTCATCGAGGCCTTCGGCAGCCCCTGCGAGGCGAACCTCGTGCGCGTACCCTGCCCGTGGACCCTCTCACTGGCCTGGGACCTGCGTACCACCTGCGATCATATCGGTTGCCATGAGCGGGTGGCCGAAAGCCTGCGCCGGGTGCTGGAGCGGGTGTACGCGCACTATGGCGAGGAGCGCCTGCGTGAGCTGCGCCTGAACCGTTACGGTGGCTGCTACAACTGCCGGCGCAAGCGCGGCGGCAGTAGCTGGTCCACCCACGCCTGGGGGGTGGCCATCGACTGGGATCCGGATCAGAATAAGTTGCGCTGGGGCCGCGACCGCGCCCGCCTGGCACGCCCCGAATACGACCCCTGGTGGCGGTTCTGGGAGGAGGAGGGCTGGGTGAGCCTCGGTCGCGCCCGGAACTTCGACTGGATGCACGTGCAGGCGGCCAAGCCCTGA
- a CDS encoding esterase/lipase family protein, producing MESESQPGSSRQDGEHSRSTLVVLLHAFGKTPASLDDLVELLQRQPQYRDAEFFVPPLPLGYASLSDPVAIANEIVTGIDRQWVASNGEIERIVLIGHSYGALLARKVYVVACGETPKAPFDPTIMHRTGRPWAAKVERLVLLAGMNRGWRISHHLSLFKAIYWTIGTWVGALLWLIKRRPPAIFCIRRGASFITQLRVQWLWMRRFARERGYGDALTIQLLGSIDDIVAPEDNVDLVSGRDFVYLDVPHSGHGNVIRVADPEPLATPTAAGACTRGQARASQILKALLAPVEALKAESVLPHDHAPADSDETVRDVVFVIHGIRDRGYWTHKIARRVQSLAQQRGGAGLRIATATSSYGYFPMLPFLMLHKRREKVEWLMDQYTEALARWPNARFSFIGHSNGTYLLARALRDYPSCRFHNVVFAGSVVPTHYPWGEAIERGQVQRVLNYVATSDWVVAIFPKALEMVEWQDLGSAGHDGFREPRTPAVAQVHYVRGAHSAALSEDNWDALASFILDGKPLPPPEALQAKKQSLVVGLAGSVAPLVCLALIGLALLAGIGIWQWEPDYPPVNISTLATLAFVAAIWHVVTRL from the coding sequence ATGGAATCTGAGTCGCAACCAGGCAGCAGCCGCCAAGATGGCGAACACTCGCGTAGCACCCTCGTCGTTCTTCTGCACGCGTTCGGCAAGACCCCCGCGTCGCTGGACGATCTGGTGGAACTCCTTCAGCGGCAACCGCAATACCGTGATGCCGAATTCTTCGTGCCACCGCTTCCGTTGGGGTACGCTTCCCTGTCCGACCCAGTGGCTATAGCGAACGAAATCGTGACCGGCATAGACCGACAGTGGGTCGCCTCCAACGGCGAGATCGAGCGCATCGTTTTGATCGGGCACAGCTACGGTGCTCTTCTCGCACGGAAGGTCTATGTCGTAGCTTGCGGCGAAACGCCGAAGGCCCCATTCGACCCGACAATAATGCATAGGACCGGCCGACCTTGGGCGGCGAAGGTTGAGCGGCTCGTGCTATTGGCTGGTATGAACCGCGGATGGCGCATCTCCCACCACCTCTCGTTGTTCAAAGCCATCTACTGGACCATCGGCACCTGGGTAGGTGCCCTACTGTGGCTTATCAAGCGCAGGCCGCCAGCTATCTTTTGCATCCGGCGGGGCGCCTCTTTCATCACGCAACTACGAGTGCAATGGCTGTGGATGCGCCGTTTTGCACGAGAGCGCGGTTATGGAGATGCACTCACGATCCAACTCTTGGGGTCTATCGATGACATAGTCGCCCCGGAAGACAACGTTGATCTGGTATCGGGCCGGGATTTCGTCTACCTCGACGTGCCCCACTCCGGCCATGGCAACGTAATTAGGGTGGCAGACCCGGAACCACTAGCGACACCCACGGCAGCCGGCGCATGCACCCGGGGACAGGCGCGGGCCAGTCAGATCCTGAAGGCGCTTCTGGCACCCGTTGAGGCGCTCAAAGCCGAGTCGGTTCTGCCCCATGACCATGCCCCCGCCGACAGCGACGAAACGGTGCGGGACGTGGTGTTTGTAATCCACGGCATACGCGACCGCGGTTACTGGACCCACAAGATTGCGCGCCGGGTGCAGTCTTTGGCCCAACAGCGTGGTGGGGCCGGATTGCGAATCGCCACCGCCACCTCAAGCTACGGCTATTTCCCCATGCTCCCTTTCCTGATGCTGCATAAACGCAGGGAGAAAGTGGAGTGGCTAATGGACCAGTACACCGAGGCACTGGCCCGTTGGCCGAATGCCCGATTCTCCTTTATCGGGCATAGCAACGGCACCTATCTTCTGGCGCGAGCACTCCGCGATTATCCCTCATGCCGTTTCCACAATGTGGTATTCGCCGGCAGCGTGGTGCCCACCCATTACCCATGGGGTGAGGCCATTGAACGGGGGCAGGTCCAACGGGTTCTAAACTATGTAGCCACAAGCGATTGGGTGGTCGCCATCTTCCCGAAAGCGTTGGAGATGGTGGAGTGGCAGGACTTGGGAAGCGCCGGGCATGACGGCTTTCGGGAGCCGAGAACGCCCGCGGTGGCCCAGGTCCACTATGTGCGCGGGGCCCACAGCGCCGCGCTAAGCGAGGATAACTGGGATGCGCTGGCGAGTTTCATCCTGGACGGAAAGCCGCTCCCACCGCCGGAGGCCTTGCAGGCAAAGAAGCAATCATTGGTGGTCGGCCTCGCCGGCTCCGTAGCGCCGTTGGTCTGCTTGGCCCTGATAGGTCTCGCCCTGTTGGCTGGTATCGGCATCTGGCAGTGGGAGCCGGACTACCCCCCGGTCAATATCAGCACCCTGGCCACCCTCGCCTTCGTGGCAGCGATCTGGCACGTCGTGACCCGCCTATGA
- the rnk gene encoding nucleoside diphosphate kinase regulator — protein sequence MSERPNIVISTLDADRLYDLLDSLPAGGVPSKAELKAELERAEIVEPEDIPPTVVSMNSTVRFRVASSSEEFTLTLVYPKDMDATSGKISVLAPVGSALLGLSQGDEIEWPKPGGGVLRVRIEEILYQPERSGEYHR from the coding sequence ATGAGCGAAAGACCGAATATTGTCATTTCCACTTTGGATGCGGACCGGCTTTACGATTTGCTGGACTCGCTGCCGGCGGGCGGCGTTCCAAGCAAGGCTGAACTCAAGGCGGAGCTGGAACGGGCGGAAATCGTGGAGCCAGAGGATATCCCGCCCACCGTGGTGTCCATGAACTCCACGGTGCGCTTCCGCGTGGCCTCTTCCTCCGAAGAGTTTACCCTGACGCTGGTCTATCCCAAGGATATGGATGCCACCAGCGGCAAGATCTCGGTGCTGGCCCCGGTGGGCAGTGCGCTGCTGGGACTCTCCCAGGGCGACGAGATCGAGTGGCCGAAGCCGGGCGGCGGTGTGCTGCGGGTCCGCATTGAGGAGATCCTGTACCAACCGGAGCGCTCTGGCGAGTACCACCGGTAA
- a CDS encoding DUF547 domain-containing protein, giving the protein MSWPLYMPTAALTFAVAVGASAASPTLGAEPGRQTLDETFAPYAELLDRHLLEKALPNGGLVSAFDYQAALDHPETEALLQEQDQLLALFDRASLDERQRAVAFWLNTYNYFMLAHILSNPRNGELVGSVRDYGHLFNPYRVFSQNHFDIGGRKFSLSEIENEILLGDDYRALGWKDARVHFAVNCASVGCPPLRTELYRPDNVDALLAENTRRALRTPRHFELRGDTLYLTELFDWYEEHFVAEQGSVKAWLRAHGEDAVVEAVDRARRIRHTAYDWQLNRPENFPEFSD; this is encoded by the coding sequence ATGTCCTGGCCGCTTTACATGCCCACCGCCGCCCTCACCTTCGCCGTTGCCGTAGGGGCATCCGCCGCCAGCCCCACCCTGGGCGCGGAACCGGGGCGCCAGACCCTCGACGAGACTTTCGCGCCCTATGCCGAGTTGCTGGACCGCCATCTCCTTGAAAAGGCGTTGCCCAACGGCGGGCTCGTTTCGGCATTCGATTACCAGGCGGCCCTGGACCACCCGGAAACCGAGGCCCTGCTCCAGGAGCAGGACCAACTGCTGGCACTGTTCGACCGTGCCAGCCTGGATGAACGGCAGCGGGCGGTGGCCTTCTGGCTGAATACCTACAACTACTTCATGCTCGCCCATATCCTCAGCAACCCCCGCAATGGCGAGCTGGTGGGCAGCGTCCGCGACTACGGCCATCTGTTTAATCCCTACCGGGTATTCAGCCAAAACCACTTCGACATCGGTGGTCGCAAATTCAGCCTCTCGGAGATCGAAAACGAGATCCTGCTGGGCGACGACTACCGCGCCCTGGGCTGGAAGGACGCCCGGGTGCACTTCGCCGTGAACTGTGCCTCGGTCGGTTGCCCGCCGCTGCGCACCGAGCTTTACCGCCCCGACAACGTGGACGCCCTGCTGGCGGAGAACACCCGCCGTGCCCTGCGCACCCCGCGGCATTTCGAGCTGCGTGGCGACACACTCTATCTCACCGAGTTATTCGACTGGTACGAGGAGCACTTTGTCGCCGAACAGGGCTCGGTGAAGGCATGGCTGCGCGCTCACGGCGAAGATGCGGTCGTTGAGGCCGTAGACCGGGCACGCCGTATCCGCCACACCGCTTACGATTGGCAGCTGAACCGGCCCGAAAACTTCCCCGAGTTCAGCGACTGA
- a CDS encoding GntP family permease, giving the protein MLGIVVILITLGLLIYLAYRGISLLILAPALATFAVVASLEGRVLASYTQIFMGSTADFIALYFPVFLLGAVFGKLMEDSGSAEVLANAIIERLGSNRAILAVVLSCAVMTYGGVSLFVVAFAVFPIAAALFRQADIPKRLIPATIALGAFTFTMTALPGTPAIQNAIPMPYFGTSPFAAPGLGVITAVVMFSLGMLWLQYRARKLAKEGYGDHDDADFTPDKELRERAAGEGFDLMELPVEQQPVGPPPILIAVLPLVLVIAINLVFTFLIIPRMDTDYLALPIYGETAIDQVRGIWSVIAALVLSLLVLIATNWRRLTGLKQSVDNGANASLLPIFNTASLVGFGAVIASLGAFLLIRDTVVGVGGDNPLISLAIAVNVLAGMTGSASGGMSIALSTLGETYLEMAQVHGINPELLHRVTAVATGGLDTLPHNGAVITLLAITRLTHRQAYFDLAMTAMVVPFASLVVLITLGTLFGSF; this is encoded by the coding sequence GTGCTGGGCATAGTCGTCATCCTGATCACGCTGGGGCTGTTGATCTATCTCGCCTATCGCGGGATCAGCCTGCTGATCCTGGCACCGGCGCTGGCCACCTTTGCGGTGGTGGCCAGCCTCGAGGGCCGGGTGCTGGCGAGTTACACGCAGATCTTCATGGGCAGTACCGCCGACTTCATCGCCCTCTACTTCCCGGTATTCCTGCTCGGCGCGGTGTTCGGGAAGCTGATGGAGGACTCGGGCAGCGCGGAGGTGCTCGCCAACGCCATCATCGAGCGGCTCGGCAGCAACCGCGCCATTCTGGCCGTGGTGCTCTCCTGTGCCGTGATGACCTACGGCGGTGTCTCGCTGTTCGTGGTGGCCTTTGCCGTCTTCCCCATTGCGGCGGCGCTGTTCCGGCAGGCCGATATCCCCAAGCGGCTGATTCCAGCCACCATCGCCCTGGGGGCGTTCACCTTCACCATGACCGCCTTGCCGGGCACGCCAGCCATACAGAACGCCATCCCGATGCCGTACTTCGGCACCTCGCCCTTCGCCGCCCCCGGGCTCGGGGTGATCACCGCGGTGGTGATGTTCTCGCTGGGGATGCTCTGGCTCCAGTACCGTGCCCGGAAGCTCGCGAAGGAAGGCTACGGGGACCATGACGACGCGGATTTCACGCCCGACAAAGAATTGCGCGAACGGGCGGCAGGCGAGGGCTTCGACCTCATGGAGCTTCCGGTCGAGCAGCAACCGGTCGGGCCGCCGCCCATCCTGATCGCCGTGCTCCCTCTGGTGTTGGTGATCGCTATAAACCTGGTGTTCACCTTCCTGATCATCCCGCGCATGGACACCGACTACCTCGCCCTGCCGATCTACGGGGAAACCGCGATCGATCAGGTGCGCGGTATCTGGTCGGTGATCGCCGCGCTGGTGTTGTCGCTGCTGGTGCTGATCGCCACCAACTGGCGCCGCCTGACCGGGCTCAAGCAATCCGTCGACAACGGGGCCAATGCCTCCCTGCTGCCCATCTTCAACACCGCGAGCCTGGTGGGCTTCGGCGCGGTCATCGCATCCCTCGGTGCCTTCCTGCTCATTCGCGACACGGTGGTCGGGGTGGGTGGGGACAACCCGTTGATCTCGCTGGCCATCGCCGTCAACGTGCTGGCCGGCATGACCGGCTCCGCCTCCGGCGGCATGAGTATCGCCCTGTCCACACTGGGCGAGACCTACCTGGAGATGGCGCAGGTGCATGGCATCAACCCGGAACTGCTGCACCGGGTGACCGCGGTCGCCACCGGCGGGCTGGATACGTTGCCCCACAACGGGGCGGTGATCACCCTGCTGGCCATTACCCGCCTGACCCACCGCCAGGCCTATTTCGACCTGGCCATGACCGCCATGGTGGTGCCCTTCGCCTCGCTCGTGGTCCTGATCACCCTGGGCACCCTGTTCGGGAGTTTCTGA